The following DNA comes from Bdellovibrio svalbardensis.
TTGCTGTCTAATTTCAATTCGGTTGCCATAAAAGGATCCTTTGCTTGCTAATTCATTGAGTGAAGGCCAAACATATTTCCTTCGGTGTCATAGACCAAAGAGATAAAGCCGTACTGGCCGATTGCGAATTTTGATTTCTCAACTTTGCCACCGAACTCTGTGACTCTTTTTTCCTCTAGCGAACAATCCGCACAAGAAAAGTAGACCAACACACTATTTCCACCAGCAGCTACACCGGGAATTTTTACGAGTGCACCGGGGGCTCCATAGGAGTTAACATTGCCAGGAAAAGACCACAATTCTACCTCGGGGTTATTTAACCGCTCA
Coding sequences within:
- a CDS encoding VOC family protein; the protein is MKGNAVGWFEIYVDDMTRAKKFYESVFSTTLERLNNPEVELWSFPGNVNSYGAPGALVKIPGVAAGGNSVLVYFSCADCSLEEKRVTEFGGKVEKSKFAIGQYGFISLVYDTEGNMFGLHSMN